In a single window of the Massilia oculi genome:
- the sodC gene encoding superoxide dismutase family protein, with protein MKMRWMSAVLLSAVCAAASAADNTVTLKLATDKGDGASVGTVKLSETKYGVVLTPDLKDLTPGLHGFHIHANGSCAPNQADGKTVPAGAAGGHLDPAKTNKHGTPWGDGHLGDLPALTVDAKGMATNPVLAPRLKMSDIKGKALMVHVGGDNHSDHPAPLGGGGGRMACGVIQ; from the coding sequence ATGAAAATGCGATGGATGAGCGCCGTCCTGCTGAGCGCAGTATGCGCTGCCGCCAGTGCCGCCGATAACACCGTGACTCTCAAGCTGGCCACCGACAAAGGCGATGGCGCCAGCGTGGGCACCGTCAAGCTCAGCGAAACCAAGTATGGCGTCGTGCTCACGCCGGATCTGAAGGATCTGACCCCGGGCCTGCACGGCTTCCACATCCACGCCAACGGCAGCTGCGCGCCGAACCAGGCCGACGGCAAGACCGTCCCGGCCGGCGCGGCGGGTGGCCATCTCGATCCAGCCAAGACCAACAAGCACGGCACCCCGTGGGGCGATGGCCACCTGGGCGACCTGCCGGCGCTGACGGTGGATGCCAAGGGCATGGCCACCAACCCGGTCCTGGCGCCACGTCTGAAGATGTCGGACATTAAGGGCAAGGCCCTGATGGTCCACGTCGGCGGTGACAACCACTCCGATCACCCGGCGCCGCTGGGTGGCGGAGGCGGCCGCATGGCTTGCGGCGTGATCCAGTAA
- the rpoB gene encoding DNA-directed RNA polymerase subunit beta: MHYSFTEKKRIRKSFAKRANVHNVPYLLATQLESYENFLQAEFAPSSRKNEGLQSAFSSIFPIVSHNGFARLEFLSYVLGDPAFDVKECQQRGLTFASPLRAKVRLVILDKESPTKPVVKEMKEQEVYMGELPLMTTNGSFVINGTERVIVSQLHRSPGVFFEHDRGKTHSSGKLLFSARIIPYRGSWLDFEFDPKDILFFRVDRRRKMPVTILLKAIGMTPEQILANFFVFDNFTLRNDGGELEFVSERLRGEVARFDIVDPKSGKTIVTKDKRINAKHVRDIEAAGIKSISVPEDYLLGRVLAKNIVDQDTGEIIAVANDELTEELLGKLRDASVTDIQTLYTNDLDQGAYISQTLRTDDTADQTAARVAIYRMMRPGEPPTEESVEALFNGLFYMPERYDLSAVGRMKFNRRIGRDELTGDMTMSNEDILAVIKILVELRNGRGEVDDIDHLGNRRVRCVGELAENQFRAGLVRVERAVKERLGQAEADNLMPHDLINSKPISAAIREFFGSSQLSQFMDQTNPLSEVTHKRRVSALGPGGLTRERAGFEVRDVHPTHYGRVCPIETPEGPNIGLINSLALYARLNEYGFLETPYRKVEDSKVTDKIEYLSAIEEGRYIIAQANAAISDEGQLVDELVSAREAGETILVSPERIQYMDVAPGQIVSVAASLIPFLEHDDANRALMGANMQRQAVPCLRPEKAVVGTGIERTVAVDSGTTVQALRGGVVDYIDAGRVVIRVNDDEAQAGEVGVDIYNLIKYTRSNQNTNINQRPIVQVGDRVARGDVIADGASTDLGELALGQNMLVAFMPWNGLNFEDSILISENVVKDDRYTSIHIEELSVVARDTKLGAEEITRDISNLAENQLARLDESGIVYIGAEVQAGDVLVGKVTPKGETQLTPEEKLLRAIFGEKASDVKDTSLRVPSGMVGTVIDVQVFTREGIQRDKRAQQIIDDELKRFRLDLNDQMRIVEGDAFERLERMLVGKIVNGGPKKLAKGAAITSEYLADLDKFHWFDIRPAEDDTANALEAIKESINEKRHQFDLAFEEKRKKLTQGDELQPGVQKMVKVYLAVKRRLQSGDKMAGRHGNKGVVSRIVPVEDMPFMADGRPADVVLNPLGVPSRMNVGQILETHLGWAAKGLGWRIGEMLQAQAKAADLRTFLGKIYNETGRKEDLDSFSDEEILSLASNLKNGVPFATPVFDGAHEEDIRRMLDLAFPDDIAAHLGMTPSKNQVTMFDGRTGEAFERKVTVGFMHMLKLHHLVDDKMHARSTGPYSLVTQQPLGGKAQFGGQRFGEMEVWALEAYGASYVLQEMLTVKSDDVNGRTKVYENLVKGDHVIDAGMPESFNVLVKEIRSLGIDIDLERN, translated from the coding sequence ATGCACTACTCATTTACTGAGAAGAAGCGCATTCGCAAGTCGTTCGCGAAGCGCGCCAACGTTCACAACGTTCCCTACCTGCTGGCTACCCAGCTGGAATCCTACGAGAACTTCCTGCAGGCCGAATTCGCTCCGTCCTCGCGCAAGAACGAAGGCCTGCAATCGGCCTTCTCCTCGATTTTCCCTATCGTGTCGCACAATGGTTTTGCGCGCCTCGAGTTCCTGTCGTATGTGCTGGGCGACCCCGCGTTTGACGTGAAAGAGTGCCAGCAGCGTGGCCTGACCTTCGCGTCGCCGCTGCGCGCCAAGGTGCGTCTGGTGATCCTGGACAAGGAATCGCCGACCAAGCCAGTCGTCAAGGAAATGAAAGAGCAGGAAGTCTATATGGGCGAGCTGCCGCTGATGACCACGAACGGTTCGTTCGTGATCAACGGCACCGAGCGCGTCATTGTCTCCCAGCTGCACCGTTCGCCTGGTGTGTTCTTCGAACACGACCGCGGCAAGACCCACTCGTCGGGCAAGCTGCTGTTCTCGGCAAGGATCATTCCTTACCGCGGTTCGTGGCTGGACTTCGAATTCGACCCGAAAGATATCCTGTTCTTCCGCGTCGACCGTCGCCGCAAGATGCCGGTCACGATCCTGCTGAAGGCCATCGGCATGACGCCGGAGCAGATCCTGGCGAACTTCTTCGTCTTCGACAACTTCACCCTGCGTAACGACGGCGGCGAACTCGAGTTCGTCTCCGAGCGCCTGCGCGGCGAAGTCGCGCGCTTCGACATCGTCGATCCGAAGTCGGGCAAGACCATCGTCACCAAGGACAAGCGCATCAACGCCAAGCACGTGCGCGACATCGAAGCCGCTGGTATCAAGAGCATCTCGGTGCCGGAAGACTACCTGCTGGGCCGCGTGCTGGCCAAGAACATCGTCGACCAGGACACTGGCGAGATCATCGCCGTGGCCAACGACGAGCTGACCGAAGAACTGCTGGGCAAGCTGCGCGACGCCAGCGTGACCGACATCCAGACGCTGTACACGAACGACCTGGACCAGGGCGCCTACATCTCGCAAACCCTGCGCACCGACGACACCGCCGACCAGACCGCCGCACGCGTGGCGATCTACCGCATGATGCGTCCTGGCGAACCGCCAACCGAAGAGTCGGTCGAAGCCCTGTTCAACGGCCTGTTCTACATGCCGGAACGCTACGACCTGTCGGCTGTCGGCCGCATGAAGTTCAACCGCCGTATCGGCCGTGACGAACTGACCGGCGACATGACCATGTCGAACGAAGACATCCTGGCCGTGATCAAGATCCTGGTCGAGCTGCGCAATGGCCGCGGCGAAGTCGACGACATCGATCACCTGGGTAACCGTCGCGTGCGTTGCGTCGGCGAACTGGCTGAGAACCAGTTCCGTGCCGGCTTGGTGCGCGTGGAACGCGCCGTCAAGGAACGCCTCGGCCAGGCCGAAGCGGACAACCTGATGCCGCACGACCTGATCAACAGCAAGCCGATCTCGGCCGCGATCCGCGAATTCTTCGGTTCGTCGCAGCTGTCGCAGTTCATGGACCAGACCAACCCGCTGTCGGAAGTCACCCACAAGCGCCGCGTCTCGGCACTGGGACCGGGCGGTCTGACCCGCGAACGTGCAGGCTTCGAGGTGCGCGACGTGCACCCGACCCACTACGGCCGCGTGTGCCCGATCGAAACGCCTGAAGGCCCGAACATCGGCCTGATCAACTCGCTGGCTCTGTACGCCCGCCTGAACGAATACGGCTTCCTGGAAACCCCGTACCGCAAGGTCGAGGATTCGAAAGTCACCGACAAGATCGAATACCTGTCGGCGATCGAAGAAGGCCGCTACATCATCGCCCAGGCGAACGCGGCGATCAGCGACGAAGGCCAGCTGGTCGACGAACTGGTCTCGGCGCGTGAAGCCGGCGAAACGATCCTGGTCTCGCCAGAGCGCATCCAGTACATGGACGTCGCCCCGGGCCAGATCGTGTCGGTCGCAGCATCGCTGATTCCGTTCCTGGAACACGATGACGCGAACCGTGCACTGATGGGCGCCAACATGCAGCGCCAGGCCGTGCCTTGCCTGCGTCCAGAGAAAGCCGTGGTCGGCACCGGCATCGAGCGCACCGTCGCGGTCGACTCGGGCACCACCGTGCAGGCCCTGCGTGGCGGCGTGGTCGACTACATCGATGCGGGTCGCGTGGTCATCCGCGTGAACGACGATGAAGCGCAGGCTGGCGAAGTCGGCGTCGACATCTACAACCTGATCAAGTACACCCGTTCGAACCAGAACACCAACATCAACCAGCGTCCGATCGTGCAGGTTGGCGACCGCGTTGCCCGTGGCGACGTGATTGCCGACGGCGCATCGACCGACCTGGGCGAGCTGGCACTGGGCCAGAACATGCTGGTGGCGTTCATGCCATGGAACGGCCTGAACTTCGAGGATTCGATCCTGATCTCGGAAAACGTCGTCAAGGACGACCGTTACACCTCGATCCACATCGAAGAGCTGTCGGTCGTCGCTCGCGACACCAAGCTGGGCGCGGAAGAAATCACCCGCGACATCTCGAACCTGGCAGAGAATCAACTGGCGCGCCTGGATGAATCGGGCATCGTCTACATCGGCGCCGAAGTGCAGGCCGGCGACGTGCTGGTCGGTAAGGTCACCCCGAAAGGCGAGACCCAGCTGACTCCGGAAGAAAAGCTGCTGCGCGCGATCTTCGGCGAAAAAGCGTCGGACGTGAAAGACACCTCGCTGCGCGTGCCTTCGGGCATGGTCGGCACCGTGATCGACGTGCAAGTGTTCACCCGCGAAGGCATCCAGCGCGACAAGCGCGCCCAGCAGATCATCGACGACGAGCTGAAGCGCTTCCGCCTGGACCTGAACGACCAGATGCGTATCGTGGAAGGCGACGCCTTCGAGCGTCTGGAGCGTATGCTGGTCGGCAAGATCGTCAACGGCGGTCCGAAGAAGCTGGCCAAGGGCGCGGCGATCACCTCGGAATACCTGGCCGATCTGGACAAGTTCCACTGGTTCGACATCCGCCCGGCGGAAGACGACACCGCGAACGCGCTGGAAGCGATCAAGGAATCGATCAACGAGAAGCGTCACCAGTTCGACCTGGCTTTCGAAGAGAAGCGCAAGAAGCTGACGCAAGGCGACGAGCTGCAGCCTGGCGTGCAGAAGATGGTCAAGGTCTACCTGGCCGTCAAGCGCCGCCTGCAGTCGGGCGACAAGATGGCGGGCCGCCACGGTAACAAGGGTGTGGTCTCGCGTATCGTGCCGGTGGAAGACATGCCGTTCATGGCGGACGGTCGTCCAGCCGACGTCGTGCTGAACCCGCTGGGCGTTCCGTCGCGTATGAACGTCGGTCAGATCCTGGAAACTCACCTCGGCTGGGCTGCGAAGGGCCTCGGCTGGCGCATCGGCGAAATGCTGCAGGCGCAAGCGAAGGCAGCGGATCTGCGCACCTTCCTGGGCAAGATCTACAACGAAACCGGCCGCAAGGAAGACCTGGACAGCTTCAGCGATGAAGAAATCCTGAGCCTGGCGAGCAACCTCAAGAACGGCGTGCCGTTCGCGACCCCGGTGTTCGACGGCGCCCACGAGGAAGACATCCGCCGCATGCTGGACCTGGCGTTCCCGGACGACATCGCTGCCCACCTGGGCATGACGCCGTCGAAGAACCAGGTCACCATGTTCGACGGCCGCACCGGCGAAGCGTTCGAGCGCAAGGTCACCGTCGGCTTCATGCACATGCTGAAGCTGCACCACCTGGTGGACGACAAGATGCACGCCCGTTCGACCGGTCCGTACTCGCTGGTGACGCAGCAGCCGCTGGGCGGTAAAGCCCAGTTCGGTGGCCAGCGCTTCGGTGAGATGGAGGTGTGGGCACTGGAAGCGTACGGCGCATCGTACGTGCTGCAGGAAATGCTGACCGTGAAGTCGGACGACGTGAACGGCCGTACCAAGGTGTACGAGAACCTGGTCAAGGGCGACCACGTGATCGACGCCGGCATGCCGGAATCGTTCAACGTGCTGGTGAAGGAAATCCGTTCGCTGGGTATCGACATCGATCTCGAGCGCAACTAA
- a CDS encoding alpha/beta fold hydrolase → MREEDLVLGDGRTLHFYDLAPPGEQELAVFWHHGTPNIGRPPEPLFALADELGIRLIGYDRPAYGGSSERSGRDVASAAFDVERIADRLGVKRFAVMGHSGGGPHALACAALLPERVVGAVSIAGLAPPDAQGLDWFKGMGAYGAAALRAAAQGRAAKAYHEALGLEFDREMFTPEDWEALAGPWSWFDSVVGPAVAKGLDGLIDDDIAYVTPWGFDCTRIACPVLFVHGVQDRVVPASHSEWLAHHCRSAELWQRPDDGHISVMNYAASSLVWLRGQVRAD, encoded by the coding sequence ATGCGCGAAGAAGACCTGGTGCTCGGCGACGGGCGCACGCTGCACTTCTACGACCTGGCGCCACCCGGCGAGCAGGAGCTGGCAGTGTTCTGGCACCACGGCACGCCGAACATCGGCCGCCCGCCCGAGCCGCTGTTCGCGCTCGCGGATGAGCTGGGCATTCGCTTGATCGGCTACGACCGCCCGGCTTATGGCGGCTCGTCGGAACGCAGCGGGCGCGACGTCGCCTCGGCGGCCTTCGATGTCGAGCGCATCGCCGACCGGCTGGGCGTCAAGCGCTTCGCGGTGATGGGACATTCAGGTGGCGGACCGCATGCGCTGGCTTGCGCCGCCCTGCTGCCCGAGCGGGTGGTGGGCGCGGTCAGCATCGCGGGCCTGGCGCCGCCCGACGCGCAGGGACTCGACTGGTTCAAAGGCATGGGCGCCTACGGGGCGGCGGCGCTGCGTGCGGCGGCGCAGGGGCGCGCGGCCAAGGCATACCATGAGGCGCTCGGGCTCGAATTCGACCGGGAGATGTTTACGCCCGAGGATTGGGAGGCGCTGGCGGGGCCGTGGTCATGGTTCGACAGCGTGGTGGGACCGGCGGTGGCCAAGGGGCTTGACGGCTTGATCGACGACGATATCGCCTATGTGACGCCGTGGGGCTTCGATTGCACGCGCATCGCCTGTCCGGTGCTGTTCGTGCATGGGGTCCAGGATCGCGTGGTGCCGGCGTCGCACAGCGAGTGGCTGGCGCATCACTGCCGCTCGGCCGAGCTGTGGCAGCGGCCGGACGATGGACATATCTCGGTGATGAACTATGCCGCGTCGAGCCTAGTATGGCTGCGCGGGCAGGTGCGCGCGGATTGA
- the rpoC gene encoding DNA-directed RNA polymerase subunit beta' produces MKALLDLFKQVQQNESFDAIKIGLASPEKIRSWSFGEVKKPETINYRTFKPERDGLFCAKIFGPIKDYECLCGKYKRLKHRGVICEKCGVEVTLAKVRRERMGHIELASPVAHIWFLKSLPSRLGMVLDMTLRDIERVLYFEAYVVTDPGMTPLKKSQIMSEDDYAAKYEEYGDDFTAFMGAEGIRELLRSIDIHRDAEALRVELKESKSEAKIKKYAKRLKVLEAFQRSGIKPEWMIMEVLPVLPPELRPLVPLDGGRFATSDLNDLYRRVINRNNRLKRLMELRAPEIITRNEKRMLQEAVDSLLDNGRRGKAMTGANKRPLKSLAEMIKGKGGRFRQNLLGKRVDYSGRSVIVVGPQLKLHQCGLPKLMALELFKPFIFNKLELMGLATTIKAAKKLVEVQEPVVWDILEEVIKEHPVMLNRAPTLHRLGIQAFEPVLIEGKAIQLHPLVCAAFNADFDGDQMAVHVPLSIEAQMEARTLMLASNNILFPSNGEPSIVPSQDIVLGLYYATREAINAKGEGMMFPDVSEVIRAYDNKEVELATRITVRIVEFPKNAEGGFDQTLTRYETTVGRAILSEILPKGLPFSVLNRALKKKEISKLINTSFRKCGLRATVVFADKLMQSGFRLATRAGISIAVDDMLIPDVKKGMIATAEAEVKQIEQQYASGLVTAGERYNKVVDIWGKTSDEVGKAMMDQLKIEPVTKRDGTEGTQESFNAIYMMADSGARGSAAQIRQLAGMRGLMAKPDGSIIETPITANFREGLNVLQYFISTHGARKGLADTALKTANSGYLTRRLVDVTQDLVVIEDDCGTSNGTHMKALVEGGEVIEALRDRILGRVAGTDVVNPETQETLYEAGTLLDEDMVEEIERVGIDEVKVRTPLNCDTRFGLCAKCYGRDLGRGMLVNSGEAVGVVAAQSIGEPGTQLTMRTFHIGGAASRAAVASSVEAKSNGTVRFTATMRYVTNGKGAQIVITRSGEVLITDDHGRERERHKVPYGATLIVKDGQAVKAGTALATWDPLTRPIITEYAGTIRFENVEEGVTVARQVDEVTGLSTLVAIDPKRRGSGKVLRPQVKLLNEEGQEVKIAGTEHAVTIGFQVGALIMVKDGQQATVGEVLARIPTESQKTRDITGGLPRVAELFEARSPKDAGMLAEVTGTVAFGKETKGKQRLEITDMDGNKHEFLITKDKQVLVHDGQVVNKGEMIVDGPADPQDILRLLGIEALARYIVDEVQDVYRLQGVKINDKHIEVIVRQMLRRVQITEAGDTDYIVGEQVERSELLEENDRVNAIGKLPAQYENVLLGITKASLSTDSFISAASFQETTRVLTEAAIMGKRDGLRGLKENVIVGRLIPGGTGLAFHRARKEKEVWEAEERQALLQQEKANMAAELQAMEDQQTAQASAEQHNDGE; encoded by the coding sequence ATGAAAGCACTGCTCGATCTATTCAAGCAAGTTCAGCAAAACGAAAGTTTCGACGCCATCAAGATTGGCCTGGCGTCGCCTGAAAAAATCCGTTCGTGGTCGTTCGGCGAAGTCAAGAAGCCGGAAACCATCAACTACCGTACGTTCAAGCCTGAGCGTGACGGCCTGTTCTGCGCCAAGATCTTTGGCCCGATCAAGGACTACGAATGCCTGTGCGGCAAGTACAAGCGCCTGAAGCACCGCGGTGTGATCTGCGAGAAGTGCGGCGTCGAAGTCACCCTGGCTAAAGTGCGCCGCGAGCGCATGGGCCACATCGAACTGGCGTCGCCGGTCGCTCACATCTGGTTCCTGAAGTCGCTGCCGTCGCGTCTGGGCATGGTCCTGGACATGACCCTGCGCGATATCGAACGCGTGCTGTACTTCGAAGCATACGTCGTCACCGATCCTGGCATGACCCCGCTCAAGAAGAGCCAGATCATGTCGGAAGACGACTACGCCGCCAAGTACGAAGAGTACGGCGACGACTTCACCGCATTCATGGGCGCCGAAGGTATCCGTGAACTGCTGCGCTCGATCGACATCCACCGCGATGCCGAAGCCCTGCGCGTGGAACTGAAAGAGTCGAAATCCGAAGCCAAGATCAAGAAATACGCCAAGCGCCTGAAAGTGCTCGAGGCGTTCCAGCGTTCGGGCATCAAGCCTGAATGGATGATCATGGAAGTTCTGCCGGTCCTGCCGCCAGAGCTGCGTCCGCTCGTCCCGCTGGACGGCGGCCGTTTCGCCACGTCGGACCTGAACGACCTGTACCGCCGCGTCATCAACCGTAATAACCGCCTGAAGCGCCTGATGGAACTGCGCGCACCAGAGATCATTACGCGTAACGAAAAGCGCATGCTGCAGGAAGCGGTCGACTCGCTGCTGGACAACGGCCGTCGCGGCAAAGCGATGACCGGCGCCAACAAGCGTCCGCTGAAGTCGCTGGCCGAAATGATCAAGGGTAAGGGCGGTCGTTTCCGTCAGAACTTGCTGGGCAAGCGCGTCGACTACTCGGGCCGTTCGGTCATCGTGGTGGGTCCACAGCTGAAACTGCACCAGTGCGGTCTGCCGAAGCTGATGGCCCTCGAGCTGTTCAAGCCGTTCATCTTCAACAAGCTGGAACTGATGGGTCTCGCGACCACCATCAAGGCCGCGAAGAAGCTGGTCGAAGTGCAAGAGCCGGTGGTCTGGGACATCCTGGAAGAAGTCATCAAAGAACACCCGGTCATGCTGAACCGTGCGCCTACGCTGCACCGTCTCGGTATCCAGGCGTTCGAGCCGGTCCTGATCGAAGGCAAGGCGATCCAGCTGCACCCGCTGGTCTGCGCGGCGTTCAACGCCGACTTCGACGGTGACCAGATGGCGGTCCACGTGCCGCTGTCGATCGAAGCGCAGATGGAAGCGCGTACGCTGATGCTGGCGTCGAACAACATCCTGTTCCCGTCGAACGGCGAACCGTCGATCGTGCCGTCGCAGGATATCGTGCTGGGTCTGTACTACGCGACCCGCGAGGCGATCAACGCCAAGGGCGAAGGCATGATGTTCCCGGACGTGTCGGAAGTCATCCGCGCGTACGACAACAAGGAAGTCGAGCTGGCGACCCGCATCACCGTGCGTATCGTCGAGTTCCCGAAAAACGCCGAAGGCGGCTTCGACCAGACCCTGACCCGCTACGAGACCACCGTTGGCCGTGCGATCCTGTCCGAGATCCTGCCGAAAGGCCTGCCGTTCTCGGTGCTGAACCGCGCGCTGAAGAAGAAGGAAATCTCGAAGCTGATCAACACGTCGTTCCGCAAGTGCGGCCTGCGTGCGACCGTCGTCTTCGCGGACAAGCTGATGCAGTCGGGCTTCCGCCTGGCGACCCGCGCCGGCATCTCGATCGCCGTCGACGACATGCTGATCCCGGACGTCAAGAAGGGCATGATCGCGACCGCCGAAGCCGAAGTGAAACAGATCGAGCAGCAGTACGCCTCGGGTCTGGTCACCGCCGGCGAGCGTTACAACAAGGTCGTCGACATCTGGGGCAAGACCTCGGATGAAGTCGGCAAGGCGATGATGGACCAGCTCAAGATCGAGCCGGTCACCAAGCGCGACGGCACCGAAGGCACCCAGGAATCGTTCAACGCGATTTACATGATGGCCGACTCGGGCGCCCGTGGTTCGGCAGCCCAGATCCGCCAGCTGGCGGGTATGCGTGGTCTGATGGCGAAACCGGACGGTTCGATTATCGAAACGCCGATTACCGCGAACTTCCGCGAAGGCCTGAACGTTCTGCAGTACTTCATCTCGACCCACGGCGCTCGTAAAGGTCTGGCGGATACGGCACTGAAGACCGCGAACTCGGGTTACCTGACCCGTCGTCTGGTGGACGTGACGCAAGACCTGGTGGTGATCGAAGACGATTGCGGCACCAGCAACGGCACCCACATGAAGGCGCTGGTCGAAGGCGGTGAAGTCATCGAAGCCCTGCGCGACCGTATCCTCGGCCGCGTGGCAGGCACCGACGTCGTCAACCCTGAAACCCAGGAAACCCTGTACGAAGCCGGCACGCTGCTGGACGAAGACATGGTTGAAGAGATCGAACGCGTCGGCATCGACGAAGTGAAGGTCCGCACCCCGCTGAACTGCGACACGCGCTTCGGCCTGTGCGCCAAGTGCTACGGCCGCGACCTGGGCCGCGGCATGCTGGTCAACAGCGGCGAAGCAGTCGGTGTGGTGGCAGCGCAGTCGATCGGTGAGCCGGGTACCCAGCTGACCATGCGTACCTTCCACATCGGTGGTGCGGCATCGCGCGCGGCAGTGGCCTCGTCGGTCGAAGCCAAGTCGAACGGTACGGTCCGCTTCACCGCGACCATGCGTTACGTCACCAACGGCAAGGGCGCGCAGATCGTCATTACCCGTTCGGGCGAAGTGCTGATCACCGACGACCACGGCCGTGAGCGCGAGCGTCACAAGGTGCCGTACGGTGCGACCCTGATCGTCAAGGATGGCCAGGCTGTCAAGGCCGGCACCGCCCTGGCGACCTGGGATCCGCTGACCCGTCCGATCATCACCGAGTACGCCGGTACGATCCGCTTCGAGAACGTCGAAGAAGGCGTCACCGTCGCCCGTCAGGTCGATGAAGTGACCGGTCTGTCGACCCTGGTGGCAATCGATCCGAAGCGTCGTGGTTCGGGCAAGGTGCTGCGTCCGCAGGTCAAGCTGCTGAACGAAGAAGGCCAGGAAGTGAAGATCGCCGGCACCGAACACGCCGTGACGATCGGCTTCCAGGTCGGCGCGCTGATCATGGTCAAGGACGGTCAGCAAGCGACCGTGGGTGAAGTGCTGGCACGTATCCCGACCGAATCGCAGAAGACCCGCGACATTACCGGTGGTCTGCCGCGCGTTGCCGAACTGTTCGAAGCACGTTCGCCGAAAGACGCGGGCATGCTGGCGGAAGTCACCGGTACCGTGGCGTTCGGTAAAGAGACCAAGGGCAAGCAGCGCCTGGAAATCACCGACATGGACGGCAACAAGCACGAGTTCCTGATCACCAAGGACAAGCAAGTGCTGGTGCACGACGGCCAGGTGGTGAACAAGGGCGAGATGATCGTGGACGGCCCGGCCGATCCGCAAGACATCCTGCGCCTGCTGGGCATCGAAGCGCTGGCCCGCTACATCGTGGACGAAGTGCAGGACGTGTACCGTCTGCAGGGCGTGAAGATCAACGACAAGCACATCGAGGTGATCGTTCGCCAGATGCTTCGTCGTGTTCAGATCACCGAAGCAGGCGACACCGACTACATCGTCGGCGAGCAGGTGGAGCGTTCGGAACTGCTGGAAGAAAACGACCGCGTGAACGCAATCGGCAAGCTGCCGGCGCAGTACGAAAACGTGCTGCTGGGTATTACCAAGGCATCGCTGTCGACCGATTCGTTCATCTCGGCCGCATCGTTCCAGGAAACCACCCGCGTGCTGACCGAAGCGGCGATCATGGGCAAGCGCGACGGTCTGCGCGGCCTGAAAGAGAACGTCATCGTCGGCCGCCTGATCCCTGGCGGTACCGGTCTGGCATTCCACCGCGCCCGCAAGGAGAAGGAAGTGTGGGAAGCGGAAGAGCGTCAGGCACTGCTGCAGCAAGAGAAGGCCAATATGGCTGCAGAGCTGCAGGCGATGGAAGACCAGCAGACTGCACAGGCTTCGGCTGAGCAGCATAACGACGGCGAGTGA
- the rplL gene encoding 50S ribosomal protein L7/L12, producing MAISKDDILNAVSEMSVMDLNELVKAFEEKFGVSAAAMAAPAAGGAAGGAAAAEEQTEFNVVLSEVGANKVGVIKAVREITGLGLKEAKDLVDGAPKTVKEALPKADAEAAKKKLEEAGAKAELK from the coding sequence ATGGCAATTAGCAAAGACGATATCCTGAACGCAGTGAGCGAAATGTCCGTCATGGACCTGAACGAACTGGTCAAGGCATTCGAAGAGAAGTTCGGCGTGTCGGCAGCTGCAATGGCAGCACCGGCAGCTGGCGGCGCCGCTGGCGGTGCAGCTGCTGCTGAAGAGCAGACCGAGTTCAACGTTGTTCTGTCGGAAGTCGGCGCGAACAAGGTCGGCGTCATCAAGGCAGTCCGTGAAATCACCGGTCTGGGCCTGAAAGAAGCCAAGGACCTGGTCGACGGCGCACCGAAGACCGTGAAAGAAGCCCTGCCAAAAGCTGACGCTGAAGCCGCCAAGAAGAAGCTGGAAGAAGCTGGCGCCAAGGCCGAACTGAAGTAA
- the rplJ gene encoding 50S ribosomal protein L10: protein MGLNLNDKKVVVEEVSAKVATAQTIVVAEYRGIQVSHLTKLRATARAQGVYLRVLKNTLARRSVEGTQFASLADSMTGPLIYSISDDAVAAAKVINDFAKTNDKLVIKAGNYAGKQLDVAGVTALASIPSREVLISQLLGVMLAPVSGFARGLAALAAKKGEGSEAAPAAEETAAA, encoded by the coding sequence GTGGGTCTTAATCTGAATGACAAAAAGGTCGTCGTCGAAGAAGTTTCCGCAAAAGTAGCAACTGCGCAAACCATCGTCGTGGCTGAGTACCGTGGCATCCAGGTTAGTCACTTGACCAAGCTCCGTGCAACCGCACGTGCCCAGGGCGTGTACCTGCGTGTTCTGAAGAACACGCTGGCTCGTCGCTCTGTCGAAGGCACGCAGTTTGCCTCGCTGGCTGATTCCATGACCGGTCCGCTGATCTACTCGATCTCGGACGACGCCGTTGCTGCAGCAAAAGTCATCAATGACTTCGCTAAAACCAACGACAAGCTGGTCATCAAAGCCGGTAACTACGCAGGTAAGCAGCTCGACGTAGCTGGTGTTACCGCGTTGGCAAGCATCCCATCCCGTGAAGTCCTCATCTCGCAGCTGTTGGGCGTCATGCTGGCTCCGGTGTCGGGCTTTGCACGTGGTCTGGCTGCACTGGCAGCGAAAAAAGGCGAAGGTTCGGAAGCTGCTCCTGCAGCCGAAGAAACCGCTGCAGCTTAA